One Salvia splendens isolate huo1 chromosome 1, SspV2, whole genome shotgun sequence genomic window, AGAATCCCTTTCTCTCTATGGTCCAAGCCTTCACTCCATCGTTATTCTATTTCTCTTCCTACTTAGCTACTTAGCTACTGTGTTCAATAGTCGGTAAGACGTTTTCCCtccaattaatatataaaaagtatGAGTCTGCATGGTAATTAAAGGGCTCCATTATTGATTTAattgtaaaaaagaaaaaaaaaactagctagaaaagttataaattttaaatttgtgactggaatttttatatatatccaAAAATATGACTATATATAAATGTGCTTCGGTAAAGTTTTTCTTCAATTAAAATGCATAAGAGTATATGATGGGCCAAGTCCAGTGTTTTACGTCTACTGTCTAAACTcataattgcatttaatttgaaaatgaaCACAGgtaaatttgataatttgatatatcatttttatagAATACTCTAATTGTTTGGGGAATAATTCTAGTTTTTtaacaataaaatatttattaaatagaGAAAATGTAAATGGTGCCATGCGTGGAAGATATATCCAAAATAATAATGTAATGGACGCTTAAAAACATAATGAGTTTAATAAatcaattactattattttaaaaatcactCATACAAAACTCCATGTATTTATTACATCCATATTAgcttttacttaatttttaactATAGTTTAAAACTTCCTCTGTCCCACCTCAAGTaactaatagtagtactaatgtATTTTTAGCAAGAGATTTAAAGAAATGATATTTCAAACTAATTAACATGGTTTTGGAAGGCCTTCTACTATTATATTAAATGCAAATTTCACAGTAATGGCAACATGAGATATATATTAGCGAAAAGAAGGAATAACATGCGCAGATTTCACAATGAAATTGTTTTAATTAGCTCATATTTCATCTTCAATATTAAGCACACGACCTACAtagttttgtaataaaaaaggaaattaataaattatatcaTAGGCACAATAAGGAGAGAGTAAGGATTTACCAACTTTTCCCTACTTTACAATTTGTAGAAATTATTAGAAATGGTTGAcccacattttaaaaaatattccaaCCAACATTTTTTTCTGCATCCGCCACTGCTCATAGCCACAATCCTCCTGCTTGCTTGAGCAATGGCCTGAGCTCTTCCCTGATGAGCGTGGCAATAACCCGTTCGATCCCACCAAACCACCGGCCCCCAACGAACACGGCTGGCAACTGCATCAGCACTCCACCGCCCGACTCCCCCAAATGACGAGCCAGCTCGTCGACATGCCTCTCCTCCACCTCACACACCTCCGGGTTGGCGCCAACAGACTGGAGTAGGCGCCTCACGACGAAGCTCATGCAGCAGCCTCGTAGTGCCACCACTACCACGGGGCTCTCCTCCACCATGCTCTTGCACTCGGCCGCTCCGGCGACGGAGGAGAGCCGCCGTTGCATATTCTTGAATTCTTGGCCTATTGACATGTTGGATGCAAATTGAGTTGCATGCGTCATTGGTTATAAATAATTGGGTAAATGCTCCTATGTCCTAGCTATTAAATTCTATGTACTTGTTGTTATGGCATGTTTATATCTACTCGTttaaatatattgattttacAACACATCGATTTTGGATCCACGTATACATATAAAGGGCTGAAAATTTATAgcaccaaagaaaaaaaattttaaccTAATAAACCAAGTATTTAATGTTATGCTTGTGGAATAAATATGGAAGTTGAGGTTGAGAagataatcattttttaatctaattaatGGACCAGGCTATTAATGTAGTTGTAAATTGATGGAAAATTTATGAagttttgtcaaattttaatttattttgcaattttgaaaattaaatagaaaaatcatgaagtttaGATTTATTAACAATGGAGTATCatatggtgatttttttttatgaaattgtaCCATATAACAGCTGGAGAATCATATCTAAATGTCACCACCGATTAACTAAACAGTGTTGTTTATTCATAAAGAAAATGACATTATTTGGTTGAAAATAGGAACAATATATTACACATGGACTGTTAGGATATTCGAGAATAAAACTAAACATCATGGTTTTTTGTACCTGATTTTCAAAATTGTAGGATCGATCAGGATTTGACATATTTTTACGGTGTTTTTTTTGGCAAAACATACTTTTAGGTCCTTATGCTTTTATCATAATTTTCATAAGATCCTTGTACAATTTTTCGTTTTAATATGTCCTTTCACTTTTATCACAATTTTCAGTAGGTTCTTGTACAATTTTTTCATGTTCAAGAGAGTCCCTTTACTTTTATCTTGGATAAGATATAATccatataaaatgaaatttaaggAACTTTTTAACTTTCCATTATTTAACTTAACCTAGTTTTACCTAAAAATTTCACTAAGTCGGAGAAAATATAAAATCTATAACCTTTGtgattgaaaattaaaatcgaAGATTTAGAGAAGAACTGTGCAAATTTTCAATtgactatttatattttaaaaaatatatatagcatgCTTGCATTAATTTATACTGAAGTATAAGTTTGACTGAATATTAATAATCATAGGCTAAGTTAAATAatgcaaaattaaaaagttcGCTAAGTTTTATTAAAAAGAGATTGCATGCTATCcaatataaaagtaaaaagaacctactaaaatgaaaaattttaCGAGGATTCAATGAAAATTATGATAAAAGTATAATGACCTAAAAAAATGTACGAAGACTTTATaaaaattatgataaaaatataagGACCTatattaaagtaaaaaaaattgtacgAGGAACTattaaaaattagaataaaagTATAAGTACGTGTTtgcttttttcttaatttacccTTAATATTCAATTGATGAAA contains:
- the LOC121792307 gene encoding glutaredoxin-C9-like, whose product is MTHATQFASNMSIGQEFKNMQRRLSSVAGAAECKSMVEESPVVVVALRGCCMSFVVRRLLQSVGANPEVCEVEERHVDELARHLGESGGGVLMQLPAVFVGGRWFGGIERVIATLIREELRPLLKQAGGLWL